The following are from one region of the Pseudodesulfovibrio piezophilus C1TLV30 genome:
- the hemB gene encoding porphobilinogen synthase, whose product MIPTDFFRGRRLRNSLTLRQLVRENEITANDLIMPYFVAETDDVSFMKEISSMPGQYQLSLEQLKKKVGEAVENGLKSCILFGIPAEKDAVGSQAYDDAGIVQKAIRMLKDTWPELVVCADTCLCEYTSHGHCGIVKNDYVVNDPTLNLLAKTAVAQARAGADIVAPSDMMDGRVAAIRAALDDAGFINTPIMSYAVKYASSFYGPFREAAESSPQFGDRKTYQMDPPNSREAMREAVADLEEGADILMVKPGMPYLDILRQVRDNFDTPVAAYQVSGEYSMIKAAAQNGWIDEEGVVMEALVAFKRAGADLILTYFTEDVLKTLKR is encoded by the coding sequence ATGATTCCTACTGATTTTTTCCGTGGTCGCAGACTTCGCAACAGCCTGACCCTGCGTCAGCTTGTCCGCGAAAATGAGATCACCGCCAATGATTTGATCATGCCTTACTTTGTTGCCGAAACAGATGACGTTTCTTTCATGAAAGAAATATCATCTATGCCCGGTCAATATCAGTTGTCACTCGAACAGCTGAAGAAGAAAGTCGGAGAAGCCGTAGAAAACGGCTTAAAATCCTGCATTCTTTTTGGCATACCAGCAGAAAAGGATGCAGTGGGTTCACAAGCATACGACGATGCCGGGATTGTTCAAAAAGCCATCCGTATGCTCAAGGATACCTGGCCGGAACTTGTCGTCTGTGCAGATACGTGCCTGTGTGAGTATACATCTCATGGCCATTGCGGCATTGTCAAAAATGACTATGTCGTTAATGATCCCACATTGAATCTTCTGGCCAAAACGGCTGTGGCCCAGGCTCGGGCCGGGGCAGACATCGTCGCTCCATCCGACATGATGGATGGCCGTGTGGCAGCAATACGTGCCGCTCTGGATGATGCTGGCTTTATCAATACCCCAATCATGTCTTACGCGGTGAAATATGCATCATCCTTCTATGGACCTTTTCGCGAAGCAGCTGAATCCTCACCCCAGTTCGGCGACCGCAAGACATATCAGATGGACCCGCCCAATAGCAGAGAAGCCATGCGTGAAGCCGTAGCAGACCTTGAAGAAGGCGCGGATATTCTCATGGTCAAACCCGGTATGCCGTACCTGGATATCCTCAGGCAGGTCCGTGACAACTTTGACACCCCAGTCGCGGCCTATCAGGTCAGTGGTGAATATTCCATGATCAAGGCCGCAGCCCAAAATGGTTGGATCGATGAAGAAGGCGTGGTTATGGAAGCTCTTGTTGCTTTCAAACGCGCTGGAGCCGATCTTATTCTTACCTATTTTACCGAAGACGTCTTGAAGACGCTGAAAAGATAA
- the ahbA gene encoding siroheme decarboxylase subunit alpha encodes MDNYDKQILDIIQSHFPLASRPYEEVGKQVGLSEEDVLKRVRDLKEAGIIRRMGANFTSKTLGWQSTLCAASVPQEKIEEFIAEVNQHDGVTHNYLRENEFNIWFALIAPNMDAVESILNGITEKTGVKILNLPADKMFKVKVDFKMNK; translated from the coding sequence ATGGATAATTACGATAAGCAGATACTCGACATCATCCAGTCCCATTTTCCCCTTGCTTCTCGCCCCTATGAAGAGGTGGGGAAACAGGTTGGACTATCTGAGGAAGATGTCCTGAAACGAGTCAGAGATTTAAAAGAGGCAGGCATTATTCGACGCATGGGAGCCAATTTCACGTCCAAAACATTGGGCTGGCAATCGACCTTGTGCGCAGCTTCGGTTCCTCAGGAAAAAATTGAAGAGTTCATTGCTGAGGTCAACCAACATGATGGCGTGACGCACAACTACTTGCGCGAAAACGAATTCAACATCTGGTTCGCCCTCATCGCACCGAATATGGACGCGGTCGAATCCATCCTTAATGGCATCACCGAAAAAACCGGAGTCAAGATTCTGAATCTCCCCGCAGACAAGATGTTCAAGGTTAAAGTTGACTTCAAAATGAACAAGTAA
- the ahbD gene encoding heme b synthase: MSEHKGHPGDGHSGGCPPEGHPGGHPGSHPHGKTHPGAESAPKRFLDDGTTPICRLVAWEVTRSCNLACKHCRAEAHPEPYDGELSTKEAKALIDTFPDVGNPIIIFTGGEPMMRHDVYELIEYAKTKGLRCVMAPNGTLITPETAQKMKAAGIERCSISIDAPEAVQHDEFRGELGAFDASMRGIQYLKDAGIEFQINTTVTKNNLHLFKNIFNLCEDLGASAWHIFLLVPTGRAVELGTEVITAGQYEEVLNWFYDFRKTTNMQLKATCAPHYHRILRQRAKEDGTPVDFQNFGLDAVSRGCLGGVGFCFISHRGQVQPCGYLELDCGNVRETPFPDIWKQSQQFKNLRNPDVYDGKCGYCEYEKVCGGCRARAQTMKGHYLKEEPLCSYTPKKKPKK; encoded by the coding sequence ATGAGTGAACACAAAGGACATCCTGGCGACGGTCATTCCGGTGGCTGCCCTCCAGAGGGACATCCCGGAGGCCATCCCGGTAGTCATCCACATGGTAAGACGCACCCTGGCGCAGAATCCGCACCCAAACGATTTCTGGACGACGGAACAACTCCCATATGCAGACTTGTTGCCTGGGAAGTCACCCGGTCCTGCAATCTGGCCTGCAAACACTGCCGGGCCGAGGCGCACCCGGAACCATACGACGGGGAGCTTTCCACCAAGGAAGCAAAAGCATTGATCGATACATTTCCAGATGTAGGCAACCCGATCATCATCTTCACCGGCGGCGAACCCATGATGCGTCATGATGTATACGAGCTGATCGAGTATGCCAAAACCAAGGGACTGCGCTGTGTCATGGCTCCCAATGGAACATTGATCACACCGGAGACTGCCCAAAAAATGAAAGCCGCCGGGATTGAACGATGCTCGATCTCAATCGACGCCCCTGAAGCAGTGCAACACGATGAATTTCGGGGTGAACTTGGCGCATTTGATGCTTCCATGCGCGGAATTCAATATTTGAAGGACGCAGGTATCGAGTTTCAGATCAACACGACTGTAACCAAAAACAATCTGCATCTCTTCAAAAATATCTTCAATTTATGCGAAGATCTCGGTGCTTCCGCTTGGCATATATTCCTCCTGGTTCCCACAGGAAGAGCGGTCGAACTCGGAACCGAGGTCATTACTGCGGGACAATATGAAGAAGTCCTCAACTGGTTCTATGATTTTCGCAAGACCACCAACATGCAACTCAAAGCAACATGTGCACCGCATTATCACCGGATTCTCCGGCAAAGGGCCAAGGAAGACGGAACCCCCGTGGACTTTCAGAATTTCGGGCTGGACGCGGTTAGCCGAGGCTGTCTCGGCGGCGTCGGTTTTTGCTTCATTTCACACAGAGGCCAGGTACAACCTTGTGGGTATCTGGAACTGGACTGTGGAAATGTCCGGGAAACGCCTTTCCCGGACATCTGGAAACAATCCCAGCAATTCAAGAACTTACGCAACCCCGATGTGTATGATGGAAAATGCGGTTACTGTGAATATGAAAAAGTCTGTGGCGGGTGCCGCGCTCGTGCGCAAACCATGAAAGGACACTACCTTAAAGAAGAGCCTCTCTGTTCCTATACACCGAAAAAAAAGCCAAAGAAGTAA